In Gossypium hirsutum isolate 1008001.06 chromosome D01, Gossypium_hirsutum_v2.1, whole genome shotgun sequence, the genomic window cgtgtaactctctgacttgggtcacacggccaaccacacgcccgtgtgataggccgtgtgtaaggtgtaggggtcacacggctaagtcacgcgcccgtgtgctaggccgtgtacaaAAATCTGACATTCGGTTTCAAAAATTCAAGGTACAGGGAACACACGGCTAGACTATACACGGCTTAGACATACacctgtgtggacgaaaataggccattttaaggccacttttctcacccaatcttGGTATCAACCTATGCACAACAAATTTTACACTCACAAATCATACAAGACCCTCAATTCAAGCCAATACCAAGTTCTTATAACTAACATATCATCACATAAAATCAAATATCTTAACTTAATAAATTAACAACTTACACCTAGGTGTATATGCAACCATGCCTCAATAGACCTAGTAATTTTCCATCATCTAAACATTTCAAACATGCTTAATACATGATTTATCCTTACTCATATAATTTGGGTTGAAATGTAAGAAAAATATAACTCTTAATATTTACACAAACCTTTAtcaccttatacatgccatataaaccaaaatataCGTTGCAAAAACTACCAGAACAAGTTGGATAGTGTGGCTCGATATGTTGATCCGATTCCCTGACCTTGCGTTaatctacaaagacattaaacaaaCACAAGTAAGCtaaatgaagcttagtaagttcgttggttttaaacataaatcttaccaaacattaAACATACTATAACCAAATCaagtaaataaatcattcaaattacATTTCTTGCCAACCACAACTTCAATTTAcgatttcatttaattcacatcaaAACTACCAATAACTTTAAGTCCTCATATGCTAATTTCATATGTCACTTGCCAACCTTACTGAATCTGAGAatgacttacggatatgagtacatcgtataTAGAAGCCCGAAGGCTGTATAAAAGCACACATGTGCTAAAtgaaaacccataagggttaaactgaACCTCAAAAGAGCTTAAcaaaaacccataagggttaaactgaagctcaaaaaaacTGAACTGAAACTCATTAGGGTTAAatggaaactcatatgagttaactgaagctcatgagagctaaacggaaagtaaacacaaaagttcgcaacaaatgttgaacctcgatttacttgggtaatttactgTCAATTCCTCATTTGCATTGAACTACTGTTCTCAATCCCGCGTTCCACTTTAGTCGGATGTTCATTCCAATTCATAAtacaataatatttcatttttattcaataatatattaaatacaaaataaatttaacaacattctatttctcaaaaatatattaaatacataacgtcattcatcaatttccatataattattaaactttaaccatacgaacttacctgggttaaatTGTGGAATTTGTagtagttcagggactattctgctaatttccctttttcacgATTTCTATGGCTCTTaatctcaaatataaaattattcattcattagcatataattcaatttcaattcaattcataattaataccccttaatttttgaaattacacaattactccaacttttacattttttacaatttagtccctcacaaATTAGCCTatcaaataagctaatttttctcaattgacaatttatctaattattctaagCTACCACACAGCCTTTGatcaaaataattttagtattaaaccctaatatttaatcttttcacaatttatcctaaaatcattttttattgaaatcacttgataaaatcatcatataataaaattaaagctctaaatccatgttaattcatcataaacatccAGCACTCaccaatggtaactttcaaaattacccataaaataaaaaactaatgacacaaatagttggacctaattgtaaaagtcttaaaaacacaaaaatttcaagaaaagagcaagaattAGACTTATatgaagtaaaaataaataaaaaccaactTAAAAACTtctcctatggcatttttggcTCAGAAATTGAAGAAGAATAGCCTAGAAATCTttagaattcaatttatttaagttgatttcataaaatttacaattttacccttagttCACATTGTTTccttatttctttcatacttaTGCCGCCCCAGCCATATTATGAGGCCAATTTACACTTTAAGTCCTCCTTTATTTACCACTtggctatttaatcactatttctttaattagcaagttttgtacatttttcaatttagtcctttttatttaattaactatcaaaacgttaaaattttctaacgaaactttaatactaacttaatgacgGCTCGATTTATGAAATCGAGGTCTTGATACTTCATTTTGAaaccaatttacctaataaattcttctaaagcacaaattactaattcaaaagtCATCCTAAAATcgcatttaactcataaatactaaataataaaatttttgaactcaCTCATTGGATTTAGCGGTCTCAAAgcactgtttccaacaccactgaaaataaAGACAAagtcgacaatgagtttggttcaaGTAGTAGTTCAGGTTGGAAACCCTCAGTTTTGTTACGAGAAGCCGAATTGACTTGAGGTCGAGGAATCGAGACAAGGTATGTGACTACTGCAAAAAAAAGTCACATTAAGGCATATTGTTACTAACTGCAAAATAAGAACAAGAAGGCTACTGAAAAGAACGATGATGAAGTAGCTAATGCTAATATGGTCAAAGACAAGGATGATTATTGGTTATTGGTGTCTACGACTGAAAGGTGTAAGTCTACGTCCGAATGGATCCTGGATTCAgggtgttctttccacatgtgtcccaataagGACTGATTCTCCACATATAGTTCAGTTGAAGGTAGAGTTGTGCGTACGGGGAATGGATCACTCTGTAAGATAATCAGTATTGGTACCATTTAGATCAGAACACTGTCAGATGTCAAGCATGTGTCTGATTTAAAgaaaaacctcatctccttgagtatgtTGGACTCAAAAAATTGCAAAATCGTTATCGAGTCAAGCGGCTTTAATGTATCCTATGGAGCTTTCATTTTGATAAGATGTCGAAAGATGTTCTTCAAGGTTCAATCTTGACTGGTGTAGCAACAATTTCATTGACAATTAAGAAGTTAGAGTTGACTCGACGTCAATTTAAGAAATTTGACTCTTTCAGGTTAGGCAATGAATCTGCAATTAAGAGTCTTCCAGTTTTCAAGTTCAAACACCGGTTTAAACTTGGTGAGTATCCTGCAAAGGTTTAGATAGGCCCATGATGGGCTCAAAAAATGAGGTATGagaaaatatgagtcaaggtggaaaTTTGTGGAGTGTGCCTCGTATTTACGAATCGGCATTACGACAAAGAAAAGTCGACCTCCTGACGAGAAGAAAATGACGTCCCAACAAGGGACATACGATGTGGCGACGTGTTCCCCAATTCAATCAAGTTTTTCTTCCCCTAGTTAAACTTTGCTATTGTTTCCCAATTAAACTCTGATCAGTCTATGGTTATTTAGTTGTGTttaacctatgaatttagcctataaaaggGGTTGTTGTAACCTAGATTAATCATCTTTATCATATTTGAGGTTGAAAGAGTTTTGTTAGTTTTAGAGAATTTCAAGTTTTAACCAGAGTGCTTTGTTCTTTCGGGATCTAGGGTTATTTGTTGAGATTATCTTCATCttgtacttttttaatttttgctcatTTAGTGAAGTCTCTTTTACTCGtggttttttttctcttctttggagGAATTTTtccatgtaaatatttttttgtatttgatcttctctacttttacttttattttctcattGCATATACAAGTCGATCCCCAACAGTACatatgtcgattgagtcttagctaaGTCATCATCGTTATTATTGCAACAATTAAGGAGGATATAAATTCGAATGCGATTAAATACGTTTTCCTTTCGATTtaaaagttgagaataaattatGAGTTAAACCAATTTAACTCGCATAGaataatatattcaaatattcAATTATATTCTAAATTTGATTCTTAAACAACTCCCACATTCAATccttatatataaaaaagttttataagtaataaaaaaaacttaaataccaATAAATTGGACAAAGTCTTgggaaaaagttttcaaaaaccTATCAATTAATACACTCAATTTAACCAATAAACACCCCCTACAAATATTTTCACGCCGAAAGTGGAGTGCTATATGCAAATTGCAGCTCTTATCTTATCTTAGTCCTTTCCATATTGGAAATTTGATATTCTACAAACTTGAAGACGAAATTGAAAACATactctcttttttattattatttaaaaaaatcttatCCAAATTCATTCTCTTTATTATGGCTGTTAAGATGGGAATTGGGTTGCCAAAATTTTGAACTCTTGTAAAAAAACAAGTTTAAATttggatttaaatttaaaattaaaagagaagTTACAtagaatttaaaacatatatcctttatttaaaaatatatttctaaaaaattatttatatatatttacaaacgAAATAAATGGTTGAATCAATCATGTGAAATTGGAAGACTTGTTAGCTAGTGTGATAGTATAAACCCATTAATGGATACAAAGtctaccaaatatatatatatatataggtaatgGGGTGGGCAACAAATCATGATATTATCTTCCTATACTACCAATGGCTTGACCTGTAATTTTTCACCTTTTTTGCAATATGTATGGTAAAACATAATCTTTATGATTATGGTATAAACTCCATTAAACttattttaagtatatatataagatgAAACTTTGGTTAGACTCTTGCTTTAATTAATAATAGTACATTTTTACACCCTAAATCAAAATGAAGGAAAACGTTAAAAAACAAACATGATTTTCAAGTGAAATCTTTGTGACTAAGAAAAGTTACAATCATCTTGTAGTATGGAAACTAAATTTGTACCTACGTAAAATTTCACATTGAATGTTCTTCATAAAAATTGAATTCATTTCCTTACCAACTGACCCACCCAACATggttggttattattattattattattattattattattattattattattattattattattattattgggaATGAAGATAGGCAAAATAGTTAACTTGGAATAGCAAAAACTTGTCACTTCCCAACCGCATTAATGATTTTTAGAGgaatttactccaatttgatcctATAACAAAACCAAACATCAATTGGTTGTCAACTCAACCTACGAATTTAAGAGGAGAGCTAGCTTTTTAAGTAAAACTCCCAACTTCCGTAATCATCAATGTAAAACATGAGGTTAACAATCTTGTAATTGGCTTATGATGTGTGGCTATGATCATAGGTCCTTGCTGCTAATGGGAGCTAACTTAACTTCCACAATTCATGGATGAGATCCGACGTAAGTGAACTACTATTACTGATGTAAAATGAAACGGAGAAACAGTATGTCGACTCATGTAAAACTAACCTAAAAATAGTAGCGAGAAAAGGGTTAGATTGGTGGCTTCCATTGGATTTCAATCCAAACTATATATAACTACGTTTAAACTCCCCATTTTCTCTATCATTAGATTTGGTATTCCTTCCCAAGAACAGGGCATGGCTTCCCTATCTTTTTTCAACTTTCTCATTCTTTTCCTTTCAGCCATTGCTGTttcaggtatatatatatatgaacttcaAAGTTCAATCCCTGTAGAACTCAATGTTTTGTCTTTTCATTTTTGCAGATGCTGGTTCGGTTGGGATTAACTATGGTCGAGTGGCCGACAACTTGCCACCACCGGACAAAGTCGTGCAACTGTTGAAATCACAGGGCGTGGCGAAAGTGAAGATATTCGATAGCGACTCTGCGGTCCTAACAGCTTTGGCAAACTCGGGGATCAGCGTGGTTGTCTGTCTTCCGAACGAACAGCTCGCCTCGGCGGCCAATGATCAGTCATTTTCCGACGGTTGGGTTCAAGCCAACATAGCTAAGTACTACCCTGCAACGAAGATCGAAGCCATAGCTATCGGAAACGAAGTTATCGCGGAGAATATAACTGACACGACAAAATTCGTTGTACCCGCCATGAAAACCATCCAGGCTTCACTGGTTAAATTAAAGTTGGATTCCAACATCAAAGTCTCATCCCCTGTTGCTATCAGTTGCTTGGGAAACTCGTACCCTGCATCGGCCGGTTCGTTCAAAACGAACCAGGTACAATCTACGATTATACCCATGTTGGATTTCTTGAGAGAAACCGGGTCCTACCTCATGGTCAATGTTTATCCTTTCTTCGCATACAAAGATAACAGTAAAACAATCTCACTCGACTACTCTTTGTTCAAAGACAATCCCGGGGTGGTTGATTCGGGTAACGGGTTGAGATACAAAAGCCTTTTCGAAGCTCAAGTCGACGCCGTTTATGCCGCCATGTCGGCTCTTACATATGATGACTTAAAGTTGGTGGTGACGGAGACAGGGTGGCCTTCAGCCGGGGATGCGGCTGAAGTTGGTGCAAGCCAAGACAACGCGGCGGCGTATAATGGTAACTTAGTACGAAGAGTTTTGACCGGAAATGGAACCCCTTTGAGACCCAACGATCCACTTAATGTATACATATTTGCTTTGTTTAACGAGAACCAAAAACCAGGTCCGACATCAGAGAGAAACTATGGGTTATTTTACCCTAATGAACAAAGGGTATATAACATACCGTTATCACAAAAGGGGCTGAATGGTAACCAGTCACCACCGGCGAGCAACGTGAATCAGACGGCGCCTGTGAACAACTGGGGAGGAGTGTCAAAGGCGACGTCAGGGCAGACCTGGTGCATGGCGAGCCCCAACGCTGAGGCGGAGGAGCTGCAGGAGGGGTTGGATTATGCTTGTGGTGAGGGAGGGGCTGATTGTGGGCCAATTCAACCAAATGGTGCTTGTTATAATCCAAATTCACTCGTTGCACATGCCTCGTATGCTTACAATAGTTACTATCAAAAGAAGGCACGTGTGAGTGGGTCATGCTTTTTCAGCGGTACCGCTTACGTCTCCACCCAACCTCCTTGTACGTATTTCTTCTCTCCTTTATCTTATTTACCTTCAAATTAATTCACTCA contains:
- the LOC107920932 gene encoding glucan endo-1,3-beta-glucosidase 7; the encoded protein is MASLSFFNFLILFLSAIAVSDAGSVGINYGRVADNLPPPDKVVQLLKSQGVAKVKIFDSDSAVLTALANSGISVVVCLPNEQLASAANDQSFSDGWVQANIAKYYPATKIEAIAIGNEVIAENITDTTKFVVPAMKTIQASLVKLKLDSNIKVSSPVAISCLGNSYPASAGSFKTNQVQSTIIPMLDFLRETGSYLMVNVYPFFAYKDNSKTISLDYSLFKDNPGVVDSGNGLRYKSLFEAQVDAVYAAMSALTYDDLKLVVTETGWPSAGDAAEVGASQDNAAAYNGNLVRRVLTGNGTPLRPNDPLNVYIFALFNENQKPGPTSERNYGLFYPNEQRVYNIPLSQKGLNGNQSPPASNVNQTAPVNNWGGVSKATSGQTWCMASPNAEAEELQEGLDYACGEGGADCGPIQPNGACYNPNSLVAHASYAYNSYYQKKARVSGSCFFSGTAYVSTQPPSFGNCQFPTGY